In a genomic window of Alcanivorax sp.:
- a CDS encoding DUF1315 family protein, with protein MTYQSFDDLIAAMTPEVCDNMRRAIETGKWADGRPLTREQRETCLQAVIAWEARNLPEEERTGYMEQQCKSGDEAAEEQPVTLRAPDRLQ; from the coding sequence ATGACCTACCAGAGCTTTGACGACCTGATCGCCGCCATGACCCCGGAGGTCTGCGACAATATGCGGCGCGCTATTGAAACCGGCAAATGGGCGGATGGTCGGCCGTTGACCCGTGAGCAGCGCGAAACCTGTCTGCAGGCGGTTATCGCCTGGGAGGCCCGCAACCTGCCGGAGGAGGAGCGCACAGGCTACATGGAGCAGCAGTGCAAGAGCGGGGATGAGGCAGCGGAAGAGCAGCCGGTGACCTTGCGAGCCCCTGATCGGCTGCAATAG
- a CDS encoding NAD(+) kinase: protein MQLRLPRISVAQESFSNKFRNIGLIARSESEQALYSLRQLIHFLNGRDCTVILDKNISGSLPEMGLQAASAAQMGEACDLVIVVGGDGSLLGAARTLSRFDVPVLGVNRGHLGFLTDILPSEIESRVGQVLDGEYTTEKRFLLDLEVRRGKTVVGEGCALNDVVLLSGDSVHMIDFELMIDGHFVYGQRSDGLIISTPTGSTAYALSGGGPIMHPKLDAMVMVPLNPHTLTSRPLVVAGDSEIKIHITTEKVRPLVSCDGTAGIRLQVDDVIAIRKKPHRLHLIHPPGHDFYQACRSKLGWSTRPGDSS from the coding sequence ATGCAGCTGCGGCTGCCCAGGATTAGTGTGGCGCAAGAGAGCTTTAGCAACAAATTCCGCAATATTGGCCTGATCGCCCGCTCTGAAAGTGAGCAGGCGTTGTATTCCCTGCGCCAGTTGATCCACTTTCTCAACGGGCGGGACTGTACCGTTATTCTCGACAAGAACATTTCCGGCAGCCTCCCGGAAATGGGCTTACAGGCAGCCTCTGCTGCGCAGATGGGCGAAGCCTGCGACCTGGTCATTGTAGTCGGTGGTGATGGCAGCCTGCTGGGCGCAGCCCGTACCTTGTCCCGTTTTGATGTGCCGGTGCTGGGCGTCAACCGTGGTCATCTGGGCTTTCTCACTGACATCCTGCCGTCAGAAATCGAAAGCCGGGTAGGGCAGGTGTTGGACGGGGAGTACACCACCGAAAAGCGCTTCCTCCTAGATCTGGAAGTTCGTCGCGGCAAGACCGTGGTAGGTGAGGGATGTGCCCTGAATGACGTGGTGCTGCTGTCCGGTGACAGCGTACATATGATCGATTTTGAGCTGATGATTGATGGCCACTTCGTCTATGGCCAGCGGTCTGACGGCCTGATCATCTCTACCCCCACCGGCTCCACCGCCTATGCGCTGTCAGGTGGCGGCCCCATCATGCACCCGAAACTGGATGCCATGGTAATGGTGCCGCTCAATCCCCATACCCTTACCAGCCGTCCGCTGGTGGTGGCCGGTGACAGCGAGATCAAGATTCATATCACTACCGAAAAGGTCCGCCCGCTGGTCAGCTGCGATGGCACCGCCGGGATTCGCCTGCAGGTGGATGATGTAATCGCCATTCGCAAGAAACCTCACCGGTTGCACCTGATCCATCCGCCTGGTCATGATTTCTACCAGGCCTGTCGTTCCAAGCTGGGTTGGAGTACTCGCCCCGGTGACAGCAGTTGA
- a CDS encoding DUF1302 domain-containing protein has translation MNNNPLRKTRLAMAVAGAAALTSLSIPASAIQLQFDNPDWTGRLDTALSVGALFRTEGQDRMLAANEDVVDMTLKGYGAQVNKNDANNNFDTGLASLVYKITPEMELNWQGRYGMFVRATAFHDQQIMGGDHDGGALMKSGPFVPGNGFTRYATYSDYANNGIGDDFNSDAERYAGQRARMLDAYVWGSFDLFEKPLNVRLGQQVINWGEALFMQGGVNTANYFDLNALRLPGSEIKEALLPLDSLYFSYGLTFNATLEGFYQFEWENSEDAPAGTYFSTQVTVDRIRDEDAKDNGQFGLAYRYFAEALNGTEFALYYTRTHARTPVVGSRINKINTSGLAGVPETIDTTEYQMAYVEDQDMFGASFNTVVGTMSLAGELAYRPERAIINEIGDNLIQSLAGAAANPAPTLGDLTPHCVRAELGGSCLSSNTAVQEGQLYYFYDEVESYNGSLVSIFNFGPTWGTDGLIALLELGVEHIEGLENPELEYNSTAAILGSEAQILSPDDPNKYNLDDTSWGYRAVLKADYNNIFAGISMSPSVRIAHDVNGNSPIGGNFMEDRKAATLGLDFVYLNNLEVGMSATSFWGAKYSNKLADRNNASVSVKYSF, from the coding sequence ATGAATAATAATCCCCTGCGCAAAACCAGGTTAGCGATGGCTGTTGCTGGTGCTGCAGCCCTTACCAGCTTGTCAATTCCTGCCTCTGCGATTCAGCTTCAATTCGATAATCCAGACTGGACCGGTCGACTGGATACCGCTCTCTCTGTGGGGGCGCTGTTCCGCACAGAAGGGCAGGACCGCATGTTGGCGGCCAACGAAGATGTGGTTGACATGACCCTCAAAGGTTATGGAGCCCAGGTCAACAAGAACGATGCCAACAACAACTTTGACACTGGTCTGGCGTCTCTGGTCTACAAGATCACCCCGGAGATGGAACTGAACTGGCAGGGGCGTTACGGCATGTTTGTTCGTGCCACAGCGTTCCATGATCAGCAGATCATGGGCGGTGATCATGATGGTGGTGCCCTCATGAAATCGGGCCCCTTCGTGCCGGGTAACGGGTTTACCCGTTATGCCACATATTCCGATTATGCCAACAATGGTATCGGTGACGATTTCAACAGTGATGCAGAGCGTTATGCTGGCCAGCGTGCCCGTATGCTGGATGCCTATGTCTGGGGGAGTTTCGATCTGTTCGAGAAACCCCTGAACGTACGTCTGGGGCAGCAGGTGATCAACTGGGGCGAAGCCCTGTTCATGCAAGGTGGGGTGAATACTGCCAACTACTTCGACCTCAATGCGCTGCGTTTGCCTGGCTCCGAAATCAAGGAAGCCCTGCTACCGCTGGACAGCTTGTACTTTTCCTACGGGTTGACCTTTAACGCCACACTGGAAGGTTTCTACCAGTTCGAGTGGGAAAACTCGGAAGATGCGCCGGCGGGGACCTACTTCTCCACTCAGGTAACGGTTGATCGGATTCGTGATGAAGACGCGAAGGATAATGGCCAGTTTGGTTTGGCCTATCGTTATTTTGCCGAAGCCCTGAATGGTACGGAATTCGCGCTTTACTATACCCGCACTCATGCACGTACCCCTGTGGTGGGTTCGCGCATCAACAAGATCAACACCTCAGGGCTGGCGGGTGTTCCGGAAACCATCGACACCACTGAATACCAGATGGCCTATGTGGAAGACCAGGACATGTTCGGTGCCAGCTTCAACACTGTCGTCGGCACCATGTCTCTGGCGGGCGAACTGGCTTACCGGCCCGAGCGTGCCATTATCAATGAAATCGGCGACAACCTGATCCAGTCTCTGGCAGGTGCAGCAGCAAATCCGGCCCCAACCCTGGGTGATCTGACTCCGCACTGTGTGCGGGCAGAGCTTGGTGGTAGCTGCCTGAGTTCCAACACGGCGGTGCAGGAAGGTCAGCTCTATTACTTCTACGACGAAGTGGAAAGCTATAACGGCTCCCTGGTCAGCATTTTCAACTTCGGACCGACCTGGGGAACCGATGGTTTGATCGCGCTGCTTGAACTTGGCGTTGAGCACATCGAAGGCCTGGAAAACCCGGAACTGGAATATAACTCCACTGCCGCCATTCTTGGTTCCGAGGCCCAGATCCTGAGCCCGGATGATCCCAATAAATATAATCTGGATGACACATCCTGGGGTTATCGTGCGGTCCTGAAGGCGGATTACAACAATATTTTCGCCGGTATTTCCATGAGCCCGAGCGTGCGGATTGCCCACGATGTGAACGGCAATTCCCCGATCGGTGGTAACTTCATGGAAGACCGCAAGGCCGCCACACTGGGGCTGGATTTTGTGTACCTGAACAACCTGGAAGTGGGCATGTCTGCCACCAGCTTCTGGGGCGCCAAATATTCCAACAAGCTGGCGGACCGGAACAACGCTTCGGTTTCTGTTAAGTACTCTTTTTAA
- a CDS encoding DUF1302 family protein, whose amino-acid sequence MNNNPLRKTRLAMAVAGAAALTSLSIPASAVQLQFDNPDWSGRLDTALSVGALFRTEGQDRMLAANEDVVDMTLKGYGSQVNKNDANNNFDTGLASLVYKITPEMELNWQGRYGMFVRATAFHDQQIMGGDHDGRAT is encoded by the coding sequence ATGAATAATAATCCCCTGCGCAAAACCAGGTTAGCGATGGCTGTTGCTGGTGCTGCAGCCCTTACCAGCTTGTCAATTCCTGCCTCTGCGGTTCAGCTTCAATTCGATAATCCTGACTGGTCCGGTCGACTGGATACCGCTCTGTCTGTGGGTGCGTTGTTCCGCACAGAAGGGCAGGACCGGATGTTGGCGGCCAACGAAGATGTGGTTGACATGACCCTCAAAGGTTATGGTTCCCAGGTCAACAAGAACGACGCCAACAACAACTTTGACACGGGGCTGGCGTCTCTGGTCTACAAGATTACCCCGGAGATGGAGCTGAACTGGCAGGGGCGTTATGGCATGTTTGTTCGCGCCACAGCGTTCCATGATCAGCAGATCATGGGCGGTGATCATGATGGGAGAGCTACATGA
- the pepN gene encoding aminopeptidase N, protein MDSPQADVKTTRLADYTPPAFLVDHVELDVDLRDGQTWVTSTLQLRRNPDNSQQIASDLVLDGECLTLESLAIDGEPVAADRYRYEKDQLTIESVPQAFSLTSVVLIEPEKNTALEGLYRSNGMYCTQCEAEGFRRITFFPDRPDVLARFTTTVRADKKRYPLLLSNGNPVNQGEEGDRHWVTWEDPFPKPCYLFALVAGDLACLEDSYTTSSGRQVSLRLYAEHRDLDKLDHAMLSLKNAMRWDEETYGREYDLDIYMIVAVSHFNMGAMENKGLNIFNTACVLAHPSTTTDAGFQRVESVVAHEYFHNWSGNRVTCRDWFQLSLKEGFTVFRDQQFSADMNSAAVQRVENVDFLVNHQFPEDQGPMAHPVRPAEYQKIDNFYTLTIYEKGAEIVRMQYHLLGSEDFRRATDLYFERFDGQAVTCDDFVACMEEISGRDLTQFKRWYSQAGTPVLTVTDGWKEGEYQISFRQHTPPTPGQAEKQPLMIPVRLALLDEAGEPLPLDAEGNREKVIILDREAQTLSFDAPGPVTPSLLRGFSAPVVLDYAYDHDQLCRLLALDSDGYCRWSAAQRLYFSALDRLVKGEGSAAAEAQTLLPVLEQVIGRADEDPAQAALLLSLPGEVALGDRHSPLDPGSVHVAHQAMKQALGKALQTHWLSLAENLIATELEMDGRAMGRRQLRNLALDYLAASGHPEAQRLAVELFELPLCMTEELAALRILVHYNLAGANQALAQFAERWSDEALVMDQWFAVQAAVPGPASLPRIEELMAHSAFDWTVPNRVRALVGTLANGNPSAFHSPDGEGYRLFAAALTRLDRINPQIAARLANAAARMAKLEPGRRGQLQNALQGAKKQASDNLGEVLGRILGG, encoded by the coding sequence ATGGATAGCCCGCAAGCTGATGTAAAAACCACCCGCCTGGCTGACTACACCCCGCCCGCTTTTCTTGTCGATCATGTGGAGTTGGACGTAGATCTGCGTGATGGCCAGACCTGGGTAACCAGTACCCTGCAGCTTCGACGCAATCCGGATAATTCGCAGCAAATTGCCAGTGATCTGGTTCTGGATGGCGAGTGTCTGACCCTGGAATCGCTGGCAATTGATGGCGAACCCGTTGCGGCAGACAGATATCGTTATGAGAAGGATCAGCTGACCATCGAGAGCGTTCCACAGGCCTTCTCGCTGACGTCCGTCGTGTTGATCGAACCGGAAAAGAATACCGCACTGGAGGGACTGTATCGCTCCAATGGTATGTACTGCACCCAGTGCGAGGCGGAAGGCTTTCGCCGTATTACCTTCTTTCCGGACCGTCCCGATGTACTGGCCCGGTTTACCACCACGGTGCGAGCGGACAAGAAGCGCTACCCGCTGCTACTATCCAATGGAAACCCGGTCAATCAAGGCGAGGAGGGCGATCGCCACTGGGTCACCTGGGAAGATCCATTCCCGAAACCCTGCTATTTGTTTGCGTTGGTGGCCGGCGATCTGGCCTGCCTGGAAGACAGCTATACCACCAGTTCCGGTCGTCAGGTGTCGCTGCGGCTTTACGCCGAGCACCGTGATCTGGACAAGCTGGATCACGCCATGCTGTCCCTGAAGAATGCCATGCGCTGGGATGAAGAGACGTATGGGCGTGAGTACGACCTGGATATCTACATGATCGTGGCGGTAAGCCACTTCAATATGGGGGCCATGGAAAACAAGGGTCTCAATATCTTCAATACCGCCTGTGTGCTGGCCCATCCGTCGACCACCACGGATGCCGGTTTTCAGCGGGTGGAATCCGTGGTTGCCCATGAATACTTCCATAACTGGTCGGGTAACCGGGTCACCTGTCGGGACTGGTTTCAGCTCAGCCTCAAGGAAGGCTTCACCGTATTTCGCGACCAGCAGTTTTCTGCTGACATGAACTCCGCTGCGGTCCAGCGGGTGGAGAATGTGGACTTTCTGGTCAACCACCAGTTCCCGGAGGATCAGGGGCCCATGGCTCACCCGGTGCGGCCGGCGGAATACCAGAAAATCGATAATTTCTACACCCTGACGATCTACGAAAAGGGCGCTGAAATTGTCCGCATGCAGTATCACCTGTTGGGGAGTGAGGATTTTCGTCGCGCCACGGACCTGTACTTCGAGCGGTTTGATGGTCAGGCCGTCACCTGTGATGACTTTGTCGCCTGTATGGAGGAGATCTCTGGCCGGGATCTGACCCAGTTCAAGCGCTGGTACAGCCAGGCAGGTACGCCGGTGCTGACGGTGACCGATGGCTGGAAAGAGGGCGAGTACCAGATCTCTTTCCGTCAACACACCCCGCCGACCCCGGGACAGGCGGAGAAGCAACCGCTGATGATCCCGGTACGTCTGGCTCTGCTGGATGAGGCCGGTGAGCCGTTACCGCTCGATGCTGAGGGAAACAGGGAGAAAGTCATTATTCTCGACAGGGAAGCACAGACCCTCAGTTTTGATGCTCCAGGCCCGGTTACGCCTTCCTTGCTGCGCGGTTTTTCTGCCCCGGTAGTGCTGGATTACGCCTACGATCACGATCAGCTGTGTCGCCTGTTGGCCCTCGATAGTGATGGTTACTGTCGCTGGAGCGCCGCCCAGCGGCTTTATTTCTCTGCACTGGATCGTCTGGTGAAGGGGGAGGGTAGCGCAGCGGCCGAGGCGCAAACGCTGCTGCCAGTGCTGGAGCAAGTGATCGGCCGGGCCGATGAAGATCCTGCCCAGGCCGCTCTGCTGCTGTCATTGCCTGGAGAGGTGGCTCTGGGGGACAGACATTCCCCCCTGGATCCGGGCAGCGTGCATGTGGCCCACCAAGCCATGAAGCAGGCCCTGGGCAAGGCGCTGCAGACCCACTGGCTATCCCTGGCGGAGAATCTGATTGCCACCGAGCTGGAAATGGATGGCCGTGCCATGGGGCGTCGCCAGTTGCGCAATCTGGCGCTGGATTACCTGGCGGCGTCCGGTCATCCGGAGGCGCAGCGCCTGGCTGTCGAGCTGTTCGAATTGCCACTTTGCATGACCGAAGAGCTGGCCGCACTGCGGATTCTGGTGCATTACAACCTGGCAGGTGCCAATCAGGCGCTGGCCCAGTTTGCTGAACGCTGGTCTGATGAAGCTCTGGTTATGGATCAGTGGTTTGCCGTTCAGGCTGCCGTTCCCGGGCCGGCGAGCCTGCCCAGAATAGAGGAATTGATGGCGCATTCTGCTTTTGACTGGACCGTTCCGAATCGGGTGCGGGCCCTGGTGGGCACTCTGGCCAATGGCAATCCGTCGGCTTTCCATTCCCCCGACGGGGAAGGGTATCGTCTGTTTGCTGCGGCACTGACCCGACTCGACAGGATTAACCCTCAGATTGCTGCCCGACTGGCCAACGCAGCCGCGCGCATGGCGAAGCTGGAGCCTGGTCGCCGTGGGCAGCTGCAAAATGCCTTGCAGGGTGCCAAAAAGCAGGCCTCGGACAATCTGGGCGAGGTTCTAGGGCGCATACTGGGGGGCTGA